The following coding sequences are from one Lycium ferocissimum isolate CSIRO_LF1 chromosome 3, AGI_CSIRO_Lferr_CH_V1, whole genome shotgun sequence window:
- the LOC132050617 gene encoding probable WRKY transcription factor 21 isoform X1 gives MEEIEEANKAAVETCHRVISILSSRTHNAQNNQYMNLVTETGEAVHKFKKVVTLLNSTLGHARVRKLNKFRTPLPHNILVENPNCKINEHPNALRLLPIDSPENRALEMGSANVKCNLTLGTPSVELSSSSRNPLNFGQQMPCNNNIPRVVPQVESGEGGIYADLTPTCGGVERVFPNQQTPLPIYNYLQQQQQQQQQHRFLLQWQQLKQPAEMMYKQSTSGVSLNFDSSTCTPTMCSTRSFLSSLSVDGSVSNCNSFHLIGSSCSADQSSFQHKRRRSGRGDGGSVKCGSSGRCHCSKKRKHRVKRSIKVPAVSSKLADIPADEYSWRKYGQKPIKGSPHPRGYYKCSSIRGCLARKHVERCLEEPSMLIVTYEGEHNHPTLPLQSSNV, from the exons atggaggaaatagAAGAAGCTAACAAGGCTGCTGTTGAGACTTGTCATAGAGTGATTAGTATTTTATCATCTAGGACACATAATGCTCAGAATAATCAGTATATGAATTTAGTTACAGAAACTGGAGAAGCTGTACACAAGTTCAAGAAAGTTGTCACTCTTTTGAACTCAACTTTAGGTCATGCAAGAGTGAGGAAATTGAACAAATTTAGGACCCCTCTGCCTCATAACATCCTCGTGGAAAACCCAAATTGCAAAATCAATGAGCATCCGAACGCTCTTAGGTTACTTCCTATCGACTCTCCTGAAAATCGAGCCCTAGAGATGGGTAGTGCTAATGTGAAATGCAATCTAACTTTGGGAACCCCTTCTGTGGAATTAAGTTCAAGTAGCAGAAATCCGCTTAATTTTGGCCAACAAATGCCTtgcaacaataacataccccgTGTGGTCCCACAAGTCGAGTCTGGGGAGGGTGGCAtctatgcagaccttacccctacctgtGGTGGGGTAGAGAGGGTGTTTCCGAACCAACAAACGCCTTTGCCAATCTATAACTATCTTcaacagcagcagcagcaacaacaacaacaccggTTTCTACTTCAGTGGCAGCAATTGAAACAGCCGGCGGAGATGATGTACAAGCAGAGCACTAGTGGCGTTAGTCTAAATTTTGATAGCTCGACATGTACTCCGACAATGTGTTCGACTAGGTCTTTTTTATCCTCATTGAGTGTCGACGGTAGTGTTTCTAATTGTAATAGCTTTCACTTAATTGGGTCTTCTTGCTCTGCGGATCAGAGCTCGTTCCAACACAAGAGAAGGCGCTCCGGAAGGGGAGACGGGGGAAGTGTGAAATGTGGAAGCAGTGGGAGGTGTCATTGTTCAAAGAAGAG GAAACACAGAGTAAAGAGGTCAATCAAAGTACCCGCTGTAAGTAGCAAGCTAGCTGATATTCCTGCCGATGAATATTCTTGGAGAAAGTACGGACAAAAGCCGATCAAAGGTTCTCCACACCCTAG AGGATACTATAAATGTAGCAGCATAAGAGGCTGCCTTGCGAGGAAGCATGTCGAGCGATGCTTGGAAGAGCCTTCAATGCTTATCGTGACGTACGAAGGTGAACACAATCATCCGACGCTGCCATTACAATCATCTAATGTCTGA
- the LOC132050617 gene encoding probable WRKY transcription factor 21 isoform X2, which yields MEEIEEANKAAVETCHRVISILSSRTHNAQNNQYMNLVTETGEAVHKFKKVVTLLNSTLGHARVRKLNKFRTPLPHNILVENPNCKINEHPNALRLLPIDSPENRALEMGSANVKCNLTLGTPSVELSSSSRNPLNFGQQMPCNNNIPRVVPQVESGEGGIYADLTPTCGGVERVFPNQQTPLPIYNYLQQQQQQQQQHRFLLQWQQLKQPAEMMYKQSTSGVSLNFDSSTCTPTMCSTRSFLSSLSVDGSVSNCNSFHLIGSSCSADQSSFQHKRRRSGRGDGGSVKCGSSGRCHCSKKRKHRVKRSIKVPAVSSKLADIPADEYSWRKYGQKPIKGSPHPSICGVIVTLSSCVIAFIEAQQPILA from the exons atggaggaaatagAAGAAGCTAACAAGGCTGCTGTTGAGACTTGTCATAGAGTGATTAGTATTTTATCATCTAGGACACATAATGCTCAGAATAATCAGTATATGAATTTAGTTACAGAAACTGGAGAAGCTGTACACAAGTTCAAGAAAGTTGTCACTCTTTTGAACTCAACTTTAGGTCATGCAAGAGTGAGGAAATTGAACAAATTTAGGACCCCTCTGCCTCATAACATCCTCGTGGAAAACCCAAATTGCAAAATCAATGAGCATCCGAACGCTCTTAGGTTACTTCCTATCGACTCTCCTGAAAATCGAGCCCTAGAGATGGGTAGTGCTAATGTGAAATGCAATCTAACTTTGGGAACCCCTTCTGTGGAATTAAGTTCAAGTAGCAGAAATCCGCTTAATTTTGGCCAACAAATGCCTtgcaacaataacataccccgTGTGGTCCCACAAGTCGAGTCTGGGGAGGGTGGCAtctatgcagaccttacccctacctgtGGTGGGGTAGAGAGGGTGTTTCCGAACCAACAAACGCCTTTGCCAATCTATAACTATCTTcaacagcagcagcagcaacaacaacaacaccggTTTCTACTTCAGTGGCAGCAATTGAAACAGCCGGCGGAGATGATGTACAAGCAGAGCACTAGTGGCGTTAGTCTAAATTTTGATAGCTCGACATGTACTCCGACAATGTGTTCGACTAGGTCTTTTTTATCCTCATTGAGTGTCGACGGTAGTGTTTCTAATTGTAATAGCTTTCACTTAATTGGGTCTTCTTGCTCTGCGGATCAGAGCTCGTTCCAACACAAGAGAAGGCGCTCCGGAAGGGGAGACGGGGGAAGTGTGAAATGTGGAAGCAGTGGGAGGTGTCATTGTTCAAAGAAGAG GAAACACAGAGTAAAGAGGTCAATCAAAGTACCCGCTGTAAGTAGCAAGCTAGCTGATATTCCTGCCGATGAATATTCTTGGAGAAAGTACGGACAAAAGCCGATCAAAGGTTCTCCACACCCTAG CATCTGTGGTGTGATAGTGACTCTATCGAGTTGTGTAATTGCTTTTATTGAGGCACAACAACCAATTCTTGCTTAG